The sequence AGCAGCTCAGTACTGCCGAGTGTGTGCAGGGTGGGAGCGGAGGCCTGCCAGTTGGTGACCTGGGAGACCCCTCTGCCCTCTGTGAGGGCGGGAGCCTTGAAGTCAGACAGTGCTGTGTCCCACTCTCAACCCTGCCgttattggctgtgtgactttgggtcagAAACGGGGCTGCTCTGAGCCAGTTTCCTCCTTAATTAAATGGGGCTGTGGGGGGAATAAGGGAAGCAGTTACAGGGCCTTTCCTAGGAGATTCTCCCTGTGTGGAAGGGGCTGTGATGGGGGGAGGGACGAGGTGGGCTTCGTGCATAAGGAAGAAGGGCCAGGAGATCTAGATGATTGATGGCCGGGGGCCTGAAGAAGCTGCAGGTGGTGCAGACACTGAACTTTTGTAAGCAGATGGAGAACAGTACTCTGATCCCCCAGGCCCTAGATTCAGCTATGGGGAGTAGCTGTGAAAGCAGCAGCCCAGATCCCTTACCATTGAATACGATGAACTTTGGAGTAGGATTTTTAATGACTGAAGGAAAGCACatagtaaaaagaaaagcagagagttGAACAAGAGGGGGTCGGTCTGGGTGCCTTGGCTGCGTTTGGCTGCTCAGGAACCCCCGTCCCACTGGCCCATGGGGATGGGGAGGTAGGTGAGCCGGGAGCGGGCAGTAGAGCTCTCTTCTCTGGCCTTAGGGCTTCCTGCTGCGGGTCTAGGCACGGAAGCAAAGCAGTCTGCTCTAGTATCTCGTTACATACATTGAAGCTCTAATTAGCCCTTCTGTCCTCCTCCTCGTGGATTGGAAAAGGCCAGCTGAAGCCCCTTCTCTCACTGGCCCCTCCCTGGCAGCATTGGGTTCTGAGTCAAAAACCGGGGCTAGTGCCCTGCAAATGGAGACTAGTGCCCAGGAGGCCCCCAGCACCCTCCTGGGCTGAGGATCTGTGACCAAGGGAGAGAGCAGGGTTGTGTTGGTGGGGCAGCTGTCTCGGGGTGTTTCCTCGAGCGTGGTTGGTTCTGGCTCTGGATGGGGGCTGAGCCGTGATCGGCTCTCCCTGCTATATGTGAGGATCCAGTGTCTCCCAACCAGTATGGGGGACTTTTCTTCTCAAGGTGCTGCTCTCCTAATCTGTGGATGCCGGGGGAGGAAAGCACTCAGCAGGGCACGGGAGACCTTGTTTTTGTCTTGGTGTTGCTTCTCGGAGGAGCCGTGTGACTCAGGACAGACGTTTCCCCGGGCCCAAGCCCTCGCCTGTGAGATGCGGGTGTGTGATCTGTGTCTGCATGTGCCTACTAGTCGTTGAGAAAGGCCTGTTCACTGTTGCAGGTGCCAGCCCTATTCGATGAGGTGGCCATATATTTTTCCGATGAGGAGTGGGACGTTTTGACGGAGCAGCAAAAGGCCCTGTACCGGGAGGTCATGAGGATGAATTATGAAACTGTCCTGTCCCTGGGTAaagctttgttttcctttgtctccTAGAAGCTCTGAGCCCAGAGAATTGTTTCCACGTCTCTCTTCTCTGGTGTATCCAACATCCCTCTCTCCTGAACTTGGAGTCTGTCCCCTCAATGCCTGTGCCCATTTAATTTCCTGTTTTTGATTTAGGCAGGATATACATATTGTGTCCTTCTACTCAGCGGCTTGTGCCAGCTCTCAGAACCATCCTCATTCAACCCAGGCAttctcatcaaaaaaagaaaaaataagacataATCTAAGAAATGTCACCATGGGTCTGGGCCTGTGCTTCATATGTTCCTTAGGAGGGAAGGCAGGCCTCATTGTTACCCTGTCAGCCTTAGAAGCTTGGGGACATATCCTCAAAGAATCCTTGCCCCCTTCCCAGCATTGATATCCATATTATTGGAATGTAACCATATTATTAGAATGTAACCATTTGGAGGGATCTCCCCATTTGCTCATATGGGTACCAGAGTGCTCATTAGATCCGTGGCTGCACCCACCCACTTCCCTGCTAAATGCAgttcctttttgttgttgctagTACATTAGCAGAGATTCATAAATTCCCTTGGACAGACCTATTTCccatcatattttttctttaagtatcCCTGAGCCCTTTCCCCCCACCTTTCATAAATCTGCATATTGAGAAGActgtggtggggtgggagtggaggggagggtTTCTTAAGTATTATAAAGTACTTATTTTGGCAGTGTTCCAAGACAGTAACACACAGCTGTTACCTGTTCTATTTCCTATAAACAGAATTCCCATTCCCTAAGCCCGACATGATCACTCGGttggaaagggaggaggagtCTCAGAATTCTGACGAATGGCAGTTCCAGGGAGGAACCTTTGCAGGTACTATGATTAACCCAATTCAACATCCATCCAATGGGAGAATAATGAAGATGAATTTTAAGTTTCCAGGTACATTCTGTGGGGTATTTAAGAGTAAGGCAAGGTTGTGAGGCAGAAAGATTATGGGCTTTGGAGTTTCAGAATCTCCTTTCCTATGCTATGTGACCTTAGGCGACTTcatccacctctctgagcctccatttcttcacttGTCGACTGTCAGTAATAAGTCTCAACATGCACCTTTGTATGCAGGTGAACCAAAGTGAAGTTTGTGTGGCTTTGCTCCAGCGCACATCCTGGGTGCCTCGGTGGCACACCACACACCTCTGAAAACTAAGGAAAATAGTGTGACGAAGCATGCATCCAGGGTTATTCACTTGGCTTCCTGTCTCCTTAATCTTGGATAGAAAAAGCAATAGCAGCTGTAGTACATACTTGAGCAAATATGTCTAAAGAAGCACTCAGTCTTTTATCAAGAAATATAGTTAGAGGGCAGGAGTTGGAAAAATACAGCTTCCCAACAGCCTGAGTGGTTTGATTTGCCTTCTCTCTATAAGTAATAGTTTAACATGCTGTACTTCATTGATTCCAAGACATGTCTTTCCCTCATCACTTTAACATCTCTGCAGTTGAGAATGCCTCTTAAAATTGATGGCATGCTATAGTTTCACtagtagctttttcttttcttaatggcATGTAATGGTGCACCTTGCAATTGACGGCATCTTTGTTTTGGTGAGATATGGTAATTTCCGTGAGTCGTGTTCAGCTTCTGTGGCCACCTTCTGAACAGAAACATACAGTGAAACCCAGTTCTGACATTGGTATGCAAGAACCATACTTCTGCCTGATAAGCTTAACTTTGCTAAGTGTGGTATTGCTATAGATTTTCTTGGTTTAAGGGATATGATTCAGCCCATGATGATACAAATTCTGTAATATTACGTGGTAATATGGGTTATAATTGGCTTCTCGTCCAGGTAAAGGTTATTTTGACCCAAGCGTGGCCCACACAGCTGGTATGTGATCCAAGCTTGTTGCCTGTATTCagtttccagctctgccacttcctagctcaGCTCCCTTGATgcattacttaatttctctagaCTCACgtgcaaagaagaaataaacagttattgtgagaattagatGGGGTAATCTATGGGAATTGGCACGGGGGTAAGGACTTCGTGTTATCTGTTATTAGAGCTACTGCTTTTAGTGAGTTTGAGATTAAGGTATTCTTGGTATTtcgaccaaaaaaagaaaaaaaaaaatcagggaatgAGCCAGAAGTCATTTTACTTACGGGCACTATCTTTGCCCCTCCCTGTCTGTCTGCCAGAAAATGAAGAATCTGACGTGAAGCCCCCAGACTGGGTGGGCCCGATGAACACGGCCTCCCAGTTTCCGCAGCCTCAGCACCTGGACGGCTATGGCCTCCGTCTGCCTCGGGACATCACAGAGCTGCCCGAGTGGGGCGAGGGGTACCCCTTCTACATggccgtgggcttccctgggtaCGACCTCTCGGCAGACGACCTGGCCGGGAAGTTTCAGTTCAGCCGAGGCATGCGCCGCAGTTACGACGCGGGGTTCAAGTTAATGGTGGTGGAGTACGCCGAGAGCACCAACAACTGCCAGGCGGCCAAGCAGTTCGGGGTGCTGGAAAAAAACGTCCGCGACTGGCGCAAAGTGAAGCCGCAGCTGCAGAACGCCCACGCCATGCGGCGCGCCTTCCGGGGCCCCAAAAACGGGCGCTTCGCCCTGGTGGACCAGCGCGTGGCCGAGTACGTTCGATACATGCAGGCCAAAGGGGACCCCATCACCAGGGAGGCCATGCAGCTGAAAGCTCTGGAGATTGCCCAGGAGATGAACATTCCGGAGAAAGGGTTCAAGGCCAGCCTGGGCTGGTGTCGAAGAATGATGCGAAGGTATGACTTGTCTCTGCGGCATAAGGTACCGGTGCCCCAGCAGCTGCCGGAAGACCTGACCGAGAAGCTCGTCACCTACCAGCGGAGCGTCCTGGCTCTGCGCAGGGCACACGACTACCAGGTGGCTCAGATGGGAAATGCTGATGAGACGCCCATTTGCTTAGAGGTGCCCTCGAGGGTGACTGTGGACAACCAGGGTGAAAAGCCCGTCTTGGTCAAGACGCCAGGCAGGGAGAAACTGAAAATCACCGCCATGCTTGGTGTCTTGGCAGATGGGAGGAAGTTACCTCCGTACATCATTCTGAGGGGCACATACATCCCCCCCGGGAAGTTCCCCAGCGGCATGGAAATCCGCTGTCACCGGTACGGATGGATGACGGAGGACTTGATGCAGGACTGGCTGGAAGTGGTGTGGAGGCGGAGAACCGGTGCAGTGCCCAAGCAGCGAGGGATGCTGATCCTCAACGGCTTCCGGGGCCACGCCACTGACTCGGTGAAGAGCTCCATGGAAAGCATGAACACCGACATGGTCATCATCCCGGGGGGCCTGACCTCGCAGCTGCAGGTGTTGGATGTGGTGGTCTACAAACCCCTGAATGACAGTGTCCGGGCCCAGTACTCCAACTGGCTCCTGGCGGGGAACCTCGCCCTGAGCCCCACGGGGAATGCCAAGAAGCCGCCCCTCGGCCTCTTTCTGGAGTGGGTCATGGTGGCATGGAATAGCATCTCAAGCGAATCCATCGTCCAGGGGTTCAAGAAGTGCCACATCTCCAGCAACTTGGAGGACGAGGATGACGTCCTGTGGGAAATCGAGAGCGAGCTGCCAGGAGGAGGGGAACCGCCCAAAGAGTGCGACACTGAGAGCCTGACAGAGAGCAACTGAGGGAAAGCCAAGGTAAGCAGTCAGAGGAACCGCCCAGCGCCTACCCTGAGGGACGTGTTGGGTTCCACAGACACCTTTTCTCTTGCCATTATTTTCCTCTGTTTCCAAGAACTCTTCGAGCCCACAGTGCAGTGCTGTAGGTGACAGGCCGTCAGCCTTTTCACCTTTATGTGAAACTGGTTGCTTGGCTTATTTCTTGGGTACTTTGTATAATGCATGAAGTGAACAAGGAGTGAGCTCCCAGAACACTTAATCTGAGAGCTGTAATTATCGCTGAAATTATTTGGGCCTGAAAGCGCGTAGTCTGACATGGCCCCGATAAGAAAAAGTTTTGTCTGCAAAACCAAAATTTTTCTTCCCCTTGTAAATCGTGCTGAACATTTAGGGCCAGTGTGTGTACCTGATTCACTTGGAGCGGCCGTGCTCACCTTGGCTAGCCTGTAGGGCTGGGATGTAAGGACGCATGTGCCTTTGGACTGTGTACCCTGGGCCTCGGGTCTCCGTCCTGGGGTGGTCTGCAGTAGCCcagtggggaaggaaagaaatagcttATGCCTGCTTCTCCCTGGGAGTTCAGAAGTGTGTTTTAAACCATCATCTCATTCTCATGACATTCACATGGAGTgaacaattataataatttcaCAGACGTTTGAAgggtgatatttttaaattgaaactgcaccaaaaaaaaaacaatgcttaTCTCGGACTACAGTGAGTAAAGTCTAAGGACTAAGGACCACAGGCCCGAGAATTTTCAGTTGAGTATAGAAGGGCAACAGCTTTAAAAggaagtggggggcttccctggtggcgcagtggttgagagtccgcctgccgacgcaggggacgcaggttcgtgcctgggtccgggaagatcccacatgctgcggagcggctgggcccgtgagccatggccgctgagcctgcacgtccagagcctgtgctccgtgatgggagaggccacaacggtgagaggcccgcgtaccgcaaaaaaaaaaaaaaaaaaggaagtggggagtggggggctaCCAGATATCACTAGTGGAGCGAGCCTCCCCACCCGGACCCCTTGAGAGAGAGTGAACGACCACCTACAGTGGGCAACATACAGAGAGAACAGACATTTCATTTTACCTTCTTGTTCTCATTTCCCTAATTGTCAGTTCATTTGTTCCTCCAGACAGTGTTTAATATGAAGACAGCACTCCTTTTACAGAGGACCTAAAAGTATCTTGacggtttttctttcctttaaagtaTAATTAGGTATTTCCATCCTACTTGCTTCTTTCTCCAAATGAAATGCTAAGAGAAATCTTCTGTTACACCACCCCCCTTCATGCTGTGTAAGTTGAAGAGTGACTTAtgtctccttccctgcccccaaatCAAACTGTACTCCTAACATTGAACCGCAGTGTTATTCTGAGACCCCTAGAATTACAGAGACAAGGAGAAGTTCTTACTTTTACAGTCGAAATCACGAAAATTGCTTTTTCCCCTCATGTTCCCTTATTCTTCCACTCCGTGAATTCAGCCTCCCTTTTCTGCCAATCATTACACTGCCTCCACTGGATTATCAGACTTTGAATTATAGTgactttttatcctttttaccTTCCCGCCCCCCCTTGTTAGATaacatttttatgcatttttaattttctaagctATTTGCTACCCAAAGGACTGGATCAAAAACcgccagagggcttccctggtagcacagtggttgagagtccacctgccaatgcagaggacacgggttcgtgccccggtctgggaagatcacacatgccgcagagcggctaggcccgtgagccatggcagctgggcctgtgcgtccggagcttgtgctccgcaacgggagaggccgcaacagtgaggcccgcgtaccgcaaaaaaaaaaaaaaaaaaaaaaaaaaaccgccagaagaggaaagagaaaaaaacaatgccGGGCTACAGCTATGTACGTAGGCATTTATGTCCGATCCCAACCACTAGCTTTGGCTCATCTTGACAGCCACAGTTCTCTGTACAGCCGCCCTGTTTTTGAGCTGAGGAAGTGCCAGAAGTAGACAGGGATTCTCATCGAACAAGGCATTTTGGAGGCGACGTGGGCATAAAATGGCCTCTTCTCATCTGTTTGGAAATCTGACTAATCTGTTCTTGAAAAGTTATACAATGTCTAAAATCCAAGGGTTAACTCACACTTAGGTTCTCTCTGTTTTCCAGCAAATGAACTGTATTTGGAACAGCTGAGGAGGAAAATCCTCAAGAAGATTTCCTCGCAGCATAGGTACACAGGGAGCAGCAGGAAAAGGCCATGGGGCTCAGAACAGCCCAGGTCCGGACAGCAGCCTGAGCATCCTGTCTTGGGACACCGCCCACCCTCGCCCCACGTCCATGAGGTGTCAGAAAAGTCTAGGACCCTTCACTTCGTCAGAGACATGATTAGAAAAGAAACTGCTTCTGCCTCATTTCTTGTTTTAGAGATTACTCCATGTGTCCATCAAAAGAAACCTGTAGATAGGAATGAACAAAGGTATTTCCTGGAGAAGAGGCCATTTGTTCAGCGCCAATAAGAGACTCATCATACGGGCCCAACTCCACTGGTATTTTCTGTGGAGAAAACCTCAAGTCaatgttttttcttctgcctttaaaaatgcttccatCAGTAGAACCTGTCCCCACACAGGTCAAGACTGCAGAGAAGGCTTTGTAGAAATGGTCATTTATGTACACCTGCTACTTACACATTCCTCTTTTGGAAAAATGAGAtgctaataacaacaacaaaattcagACGTACTGGCCTGATGCCAGCAGATGGCTTTTCTGTAGACAAACTAGGTTAGTGTGGAAGATACAGATTAAAATAAACTATGCCGTTTCATTTATCTTCCCAAT comes from Delphinus delphis chromosome 1, mDelDel1.2, whole genome shotgun sequence and encodes:
- the POGK gene encoding pogo transposable element with KRAB domain, encoding MESTAYPLNLTLKEEEEEEEIQSRELEDGPTDMQKVRICSEGGWVPALFDEVAIYFSDEEWDVLTEQQKALYREVMRMNYETVLSLEFPFPKPDMITRLEREEESQNSDEWQFQGGTFAENEESDVKPPDWVGPMNTASQFPQPQHLDGYGLRLPRDITELPEWGEGYPFYMAVGFPGYDLSADDLAGKFQFSRGMRRSYDAGFKLMVVEYAESTNNCQAAKQFGVLEKNVRDWRKVKPQLQNAHAMRRAFRGPKNGRFALVDQRVAEYVRYMQAKGDPITREAMQLKALEIAQEMNIPEKGFKASLGWCRRMMRRYDLSLRHKVPVPQQLPEDLTEKLVTYQRSVLALRRAHDYQVAQMGNADETPICLEVPSRVTVDNQGEKPVLVKTPGREKLKITAMLGVLADGRKLPPYIILRGTYIPPGKFPSGMEIRCHRYGWMTEDLMQDWLEVVWRRRTGAVPKQRGMLILNGFRGHATDSVKSSMESMNTDMVIIPGGLTSQLQVLDVVVYKPLNDSVRAQYSNWLLAGNLALSPTGNAKKPPLGLFLEWVMVAWNSISSESIVQGFKKCHISSNLEDEDDVLWEIESELPGGGEPPKECDTESLTESN